The Vibrio sp. SNU_ST1 genome has a segment encoding these proteins:
- a CDS encoding glutamate synthase-related protein, whose protein sequence is MNQESRSLYDREHEHSSCGVGFITDKTGEQTHQLLSLAHQALCTIPHRGGMNAEGIGDGAGVNIDLSINFYRHLLKTSDLERGDFGVANFFFPFNSEYHAQTKQIIETLLAKYQLDIALWREVPINPTAINDASNKVQQPIQQVIFLNGDFSRSAEHFEHQINLALGEIESVGFTDDELSGFYPLSMSSKTQVYKGRLNSWEVVPYFCDLSHSEHHITTLFFHTRFSTNTAPATMMAQPFRRMAHNGELNTDKKNRLSEDAIARQQQKRVIFPKGQSDSARLDQTLARRVVEDRLDIVTAVLAMMPPAWENDDRISPEVKAMLEYFSLSEEKNDGPAALIFSDGQKVGARLDRLGLRPLRSVETDRYLAVMSEAGQIDFPAEDIVRFGRIQAGGMIYFDHATGRSYETNEILETLAKERNYSALLESASITLSDLEEPKLNSITVNTNFSTYSRHVAYSLNQESFKFFLDPMIEHGAEKITAMGFGLAPNVLTDEEGGMSKYFSQRFAQVTNPPLDSLREGDGMTLRVALGAKPNFSPRATVQLVLNSPILQPQQLQQIFAQNQIKIETFDALFNPTLNSREDNALRVSEALTSLCDTIQSSVENGTNIVVLSDKQIGNGKAALPAILVATAVNQRLIKRGLRFDASVIYQTGQAASSHDIACLLGFGISAVCPISVYHRAKTLCNNQSVEQGLKNFQKACEKSLMKTMGKFGLCTVESYIGGEFFESNFLDTDSELLNRFFPNISSPVGGAQFDDLAWSSAKWHFKALAINEENQIPLLGLFKERQDGAGHSFGNTAVREYINMTQEEVRYVDLVAEQALESTIATSEDVAYKQTGYEKLTPEEIDKFKVTPAYRSFADNLYRERETRPATLRDILLLPLNFNQAKSVDEFSHLLDRFHFEGNVNYLWSGLEVEVSPDAVNQFVLTLNNREQMNSLKMAIEATWSEKTEHLVIVDDAIHLTVNPELQAFLSRVKLAKQPIELHQVQAAHLITPAFASGAMSHGALNANAHQAVAQGTNIAGAMSNSGEGGEHSSRFNSIKSSKIKQFASGRFGVWVGYLADPQLEEIEIKIAQGAKPGEGGQLPSPKVTVEIAAARGGTPGVELVSPPPHHDTYSIEDLGQLIHDAKAARVRVIVKLVSSEGIGTIAVGVAKAGADVINVAGNTGGTGAAAVTSLKNTGRVAEIGIAEVHQALSENGLRDKVTLRCSNAHQTGIDVIKSAIMGGDSFEFGTTALMMLKCVMAKNCNVKCPAGLTTNPELYQGDPRALAQYFLNVAHEVREILAHLGYQSLQEIRGKSELLHLANHHSIVGKLNVTGLLREVDIVKVAKPVYLEADFTPDDALIEQLLANYFDQEARHIELDAGKLNNCNKSMGGQLSIDIERALNYQDKAQQHPAALSAANGRRFFDAESIVVKSHGSAGQSYAAFNNSGLLMEHTGTCNDGVGKGSSGGHIVVRSPSQRKFKTGNNVLIGNFALFGATGGQAFIQGEAGDRFAVRNSGAVAVVEGVGDFCCEYMTNGSVINLGNFGKGFGNGMSGGIAYQYDVDGKFVDSCSADSILTIPLIEQNPGYEEALKWHLEQHVRFTGSRKTQRILNDWPTSRTMFTLVIPLALLHSQHPESILEHHSRKQILEELIQGQASSLIEAVHFAFRDQKSLANGLSPQYGDMDTPLICELLTHSGVLHRAHQLVKNTAIDTHVIQRMFELKDKKLYDQLLKDVKEAVSNYSDDELSVLLANKRIQDYKASLERRDVWDTHSRGTTVWIIARERDISKEMEVIEPINQRLATLYCYTFADVIREQIEQTKQEAQNA, encoded by the coding sequence ATGAATCAGGAATCTCGCTCGCTTTATGACCGCGAGCATGAACACTCCAGTTGTGGGGTGGGTTTCATCACCGATAAAACTGGTGAACAAACTCATCAATTACTCTCACTAGCCCATCAAGCTCTGTGCACAATTCCACACCGTGGAGGCATGAACGCAGAAGGCATTGGTGATGGTGCAGGGGTCAACATCGACCTATCGATAAACTTTTATCGTCATCTTCTCAAGACCTCAGACCTTGAGCGCGGAGACTTTGGTGTTGCGAACTTCTTCTTTCCTTTTAATAGTGAATACCACGCTCAAACAAAACAGATCATAGAAACGCTTCTAGCTAAGTACCAATTGGATATTGCGTTATGGCGCGAAGTGCCTATAAATCCTACAGCAATAAACGATGCATCTAATAAAGTGCAGCAGCCAATTCAACAAGTGATCTTTTTAAATGGTGATTTTTCCCGTAGCGCTGAACATTTTGAACATCAGATCAACCTAGCATTAGGTGAAATTGAATCGGTTGGTTTTACTGATGATGAGTTATCAGGCTTCTACCCTCTCTCTATGAGCTCGAAAACTCAGGTCTATAAAGGGCGTTTAAACTCATGGGAAGTGGTTCCCTACTTCTGTGACTTATCCCACTCAGAGCACCATATTACAACGCTATTTTTCCATACGCGTTTTTCGACAAATACGGCACCAGCAACCATGATGGCTCAACCATTTCGCCGCATGGCACACAATGGTGAATTAAATACTGATAAGAAAAACCGCCTCAGTGAAGATGCTATTGCTCGCCAACAACAAAAAAGAGTTATTTTCCCGAAGGGTCAATCAGACTCGGCTAGACTAGATCAAACCTTAGCCCGTCGCGTTGTTGAAGATCGACTCGACATTGTTACGGCTGTGCTCGCAATGATGCCACCAGCTTGGGAGAATGACGACAGAATATCTCCAGAAGTCAAAGCGATGCTTGAATACTTCAGCCTTTCAGAAGAAAAAAATGATGGCCCTGCTGCGCTTATTTTCTCGGATGGTCAAAAAGTCGGAGCTAGATTGGACCGCCTAGGTTTACGCCCGTTGCGTAGTGTTGAAACAGACCGTTACCTTGCTGTCATGAGTGAAGCTGGTCAAATTGATTTCCCAGCAGAGGACATTGTACGCTTTGGGCGAATCCAAGCAGGTGGCATGATCTATTTTGATCACGCAACTGGTCGTAGCTATGAAACCAATGAGATCCTAGAGACACTCGCTAAAGAGCGTAACTACAGTGCACTACTAGAATCAGCCAGTATTACCCTTAGCGATCTTGAAGAGCCCAAACTCAATAGCATTACCGTCAACACCAATTTTAGTACGTATAGCCGACATGTCGCTTACTCACTGAACCAGGAAAGCTTTAAGTTTTTCCTTGATCCGATGATCGAACATGGCGCAGAAAAGATCACAGCAATGGGCTTTGGGTTAGCACCTAATGTGCTAACCGATGAAGAAGGCGGAATGTCCAAGTACTTCAGCCAACGTTTTGCACAAGTTACCAACCCACCTCTCGACTCATTAAGAGAAGGCGACGGCATGACATTACGTGTCGCCCTTGGAGCAAAACCAAACTTTAGCCCAAGAGCAACCGTTCAACTTGTTCTCAATTCTCCGATTCTACAACCCCAACAACTTCAGCAGATTTTCGCGCAAAATCAAATCAAAATTGAGACTTTTGATGCCCTTTTCAACCCGACACTTAACAGCCGTGAAGATAACGCCCTGCGCGTATCTGAAGCTCTAACCTCACTTTGTGACACAATCCAAAGTTCAGTTGAGAATGGAACCAATATTGTCGTACTGAGTGACAAGCAGATTGGTAATGGCAAAGCAGCTCTACCTGCAATTCTTGTCGCAACCGCCGTCAACCAACGTCTGATCAAGCGCGGTTTGCGTTTCGATGCGAGCGTTATTTATCAAACAGGTCAAGCGGCCAGTAGCCATGACATTGCATGCCTACTTGGCTTTGGTATTTCTGCAGTTTGCCCTATTTCTGTCTACCATCGAGCTAAAACACTGTGTAATAACCAGTCTGTCGAGCAAGGGCTCAAGAATTTCCAAAAAGCCTGTGAAAAGTCCTTGATGAAAACCATGGGTAAGTTTGGCCTGTGTACGGTTGAGAGTTATATAGGTGGTGAGTTCTTCGAGTCCAACTTCCTTGATACCGACTCTGAACTGTTGAATCGTTTCTTCCCAAACATTAGCTCTCCTGTTGGTGGGGCGCAGTTCGATGACCTCGCGTGGAGCTCTGCAAAATGGCATTTCAAAGCCCTAGCAATTAACGAAGAGAACCAGATACCTCTACTTGGGTTATTCAAAGAGCGTCAAGATGGAGCGGGACACAGCTTCGGTAATACTGCGGTCCGTGAATACATCAACATGACCCAAGAAGAAGTCCGCTATGTTGACCTTGTCGCAGAGCAAGCTCTCGAATCAACCATCGCAACCAGTGAAGATGTTGCCTATAAGCAGACCGGTTACGAAAAGCTAACCCCAGAAGAGATCGATAAATTCAAAGTGACACCTGCATATCGTTCCTTTGCTGATAACCTATATCGTGAACGTGAAACGCGTCCAGCGACATTGCGTGATATCCTGCTTTTACCGCTTAATTTCAATCAAGCAAAAAGTGTAGATGAATTTTCACACCTTCTGGATCGTTTCCACTTCGAAGGCAACGTTAACTACCTTTGGTCAGGCCTAGAAGTTGAAGTCTCACCTGATGCCGTAAATCAATTTGTTCTAACACTTAACAATCGTGAACAAATGAACTCACTCAAAATGGCCATTGAGGCTACTTGGTCTGAGAAAACAGAGCATCTTGTCATTGTTGATGACGCCATTCACCTAACTGTCAATCCTGAACTGCAAGCTTTCTTATCACGCGTTAAATTGGCTAAACAACCGATTGAGCTCCACCAAGTTCAGGCTGCTCACCTTATTACCCCGGCTTTTGCTTCAGGAGCAATGAGTCATGGCGCTCTTAACGCTAATGCGCATCAAGCTGTGGCTCAAGGTACTAATATCGCAGGGGCCATGAGCAACTCAGGAGAAGGTGGTGAGCACTCGTCTCGTTTCAACTCAATTAAATCAAGTAAAATCAAACAGTTCGCTTCTGGGCGATTTGGCGTATGGGTTGGCTACCTTGCAGACCCACAACTTGAAGAAATTGAAATAAAAATTGCACAAGGAGCGAAACCAGGTGAAGGTGGACAACTCCCCTCACCAAAAGTAACGGTAGAAATTGCTGCCGCTCGTGGCGGTACTCCCGGGGTTGAATTAGTTAGCCCACCACCACACCACGACACTTACTCTATAGAAGATCTAGGGCAGCTAATTCATGATGCGAAAGCAGCTCGCGTACGCGTTATCGTTAAACTGGTATCTTCAGAGGGGATTGGCACTATTGCTGTCGGTGTGGCTAAAGCTGGTGCCGATGTTATCAACGTCGCGGGTAATACTGGCGGTACAGGTGCAGCAGCGGTAACCAGCTTAAAAAATACTGGTCGCGTTGCTGAAATTGGGATAGCCGAAGTGCATCAAGCGCTTAGTGAAAATGGCCTACGCGATAAAGTCACCCTACGTTGCTCTAATGCTCACCAAACAGGTATCGATGTCATAAAATCGGCCATTATGGGAGGTGACTCCTTCGAATTTGGTACCACAGCTTTAATGATGCTTAAGTGTGTAATGGCTAAGAACTGTAACGTAAAGTGCCCTGCAGGGCTCACGACTAACCCTGAGCTTTACCAAGGAGATCCAAGAGCACTTGCTCAGTATTTCTTAAATGTTGCCCATGAAGTTCGTGAAATTCTTGCTCATCTTGGTTATCAAAGCTTGCAAGAGATTCGAGGAAAAAGCGAACTGCTTCACCTTGCCAACCACCACAGTATCGTCGGTAAACTCAATGTTACTGGTCTATTGCGCGAAGTAGATATTGTTAAAGTTGCAAAACCTGTTTATCTAGAAGCTGACTTTACTCCCGACGATGCTCTAATTGAGCAACTCCTGGCCAACTATTTTGATCAAGAAGCGCGCCATATCGAGCTTGATGCAGGCAAACTGAACAACTGCAATAAGTCGATGGGCGGGCAGCTTTCAATAGACATCGAACGTGCGCTCAACTACCAAGATAAAGCTCAACAACACCCGGCTGCGTTAAGCGCAGCGAATGGACGTCGCTTCTTTGATGCTGAATCGATCGTGGTTAAGAGCCATGGTAGTGCCGGACAAAGCTATGCGGCATTCAATAACAGTGGCCTACTGATGGAGCATACTGGTACTTGTAACGATGGTGTCGGTAAAGGTTCAAGTGGCGGCCACATTGTTGTGCGCTCACCAAGTCAGCGCAAGTTCAAGACGGGTAATAACGTACTCATTGGCAACTTTGCACTGTTTGGTGCAACAGGAGGCCAAGCCTTTATTCAAGGAGAGGCAGGAGATCGCTTTGCTGTTCGAAATTCAGGTGCTGTCGCCGTAGTTGAAGGCGTTGGTGATTTCTGTTGCGAGTATATGACTAATGGCTCAGTCATCAACTTAGGGAACTTTGGTAAAGGCTTCGGCAATGGTATGTCTGGAGGAATAGCTTACCAATATGATGTCGACGGAAAGTTCGTTGATAGTTGCAGTGCCGACTCCATCTTGACGATACCACTGATAGAACAAAACCCTGGCTATGAAGAGGCGCTAAAATGGCATCTTGAACAACACGTTCGCTTTACAGGTTCAAGAAAAACGCAACGTATCCTCAACGATTGGCCAACGAGTCGTACTATGTTCACTTTGGTCATACCGCTAGCACTACTGCACAGCCAGCACCCTGAAAGTATTCTTGAACATCACAGTCGAAAACAGATACTTGAAGAGCTCATTCAGGGACAAGCGAGCAGCCTGATTGAAGCGGTGCACTTTGCCTTCCGAGATCAAAAATCCTTAGCGAATGGCTTAAGCCCACAATATGGAGATATGGACACCCCACTTATTTGCGAACTATTAACGCATAGTGGCGTGCTTCATCGCGCCCACCAGCTCGTGAAAAACACGGCTATAGATACTCACGTTATTCAGCGAATGTTTGAGCTAAAAGACAAAAAGCTTTACGACCAACTGCTCAAAGACGTGAAAGAAGCAGTCTCAAACTATAGTGATGACGAACTCTCCGTATTACTTGCCAACAAACGAATTCAAGACTACAAAGCCTCACTTGAAAGGCGTGATGTTTGGGATACCCACAGCCGAGGCACGACAGTATGGATCATCGCTAGAGAACGAGATATTAGCAAAGAGATGGAGGTTATTGAGCCTATCAATCAACGCTTGGCCACTCTCTACTGCTACACTTTCGCCGATGTGATACGCGAGCAAATAGAGCAAACCAAACAAGAAGCCCAAAACGCCTAA
- a CDS encoding glutamate synthase subunit beta — protein sequence MGKPTGFLEHGRELPKKLAPSVRIEDNKEFVLNEEFGEKINTQASRCMDCGVPFCHSGCPIGNIIPEFNDAVYRDSWEEAWNILSSTNNFPEFTGRVCPSPCESACVLGINQDPITICNIEKTIVETAYREGYAKPKTPRSRTGKTVAVIGSGPAGLAAAEQLNSAGHSVTVFERDEKVGGLLRFGIPDFKLGMDVIDRKINLMAEAGVEFKVNQHIGVDVNAQQLRQEFDVVLLTGGSTVPRDLPIPGRELKGVHFAMEFLGQNNRRANDLDLKTEELHAKDKHIVVIGGGDTGSDCVGTSNRHKAASITQVEIMPIPPEKRPVNMPWPQYPMIMKTTTSHEEGCERHWNILTKEFISDDNGNVTGLRIADIVWQDAKPGERPGFDEVANSERVIPCDMAFLAMGFLHPEPTGVLAQLDIKLDERGNVASEGFATNQKGVFAAGDMRTGQSLVVRCINEGRECAIAIDDFLMGNSNLEAKADSLMLSA from the coding sequence ATGGGTAAGCCTACTGGATTTTTAGAACACGGTCGTGAGCTTCCAAAGAAGCTCGCCCCATCGGTTCGTATCGAAGACAACAAAGAGTTCGTACTTAACGAAGAGTTTGGTGAAAAAATCAATACTCAAGCATCTCGTTGTATGGACTGTGGCGTACCTTTCTGTCACAGCGGTTGTCCGATTGGTAACATCATCCCAGAATTCAATGACGCGGTGTACCGTGACAGCTGGGAAGAGGCTTGGAACATCCTAAGCTCTACCAACAACTTCCCTGAGTTTACAGGTCGTGTGTGTCCTTCTCCTTGTGAAAGTGCTTGTGTACTGGGTATCAACCAAGACCCAATCACCATCTGTAATATCGAGAAGACGATAGTAGAAACGGCGTACCGTGAAGGGTACGCAAAGCCTAAAACACCACGCTCTCGCACTGGTAAAACAGTGGCAGTGATCGGCTCAGGCCCAGCAGGCCTAGCCGCTGCTGAGCAACTAAACAGTGCTGGTCACTCAGTGACAGTATTTGAACGTGATGAGAAAGTCGGTGGTCTACTGCGCTTCGGTATCCCAGATTTCAAACTGGGCATGGACGTGATTGACCGCAAGATCAACCTGATGGCTGAAGCTGGCGTTGAGTTTAAAGTCAATCAACACATCGGTGTTGATGTTAACGCTCAACAGCTACGACAAGAATTTGATGTGGTATTGCTGACGGGTGGTTCTACGGTTCCACGCGACTTACCAATCCCAGGTCGTGAACTGAAAGGCGTTCATTTTGCCATGGAATTCCTTGGTCAAAACAACCGCCGAGCCAACGACTTAGACCTTAAAACAGAAGAGCTTCACGCTAAAGATAAGCACATAGTGGTTATCGGTGGTGGTGATACGGGTTCTGACTGTGTGGGCACATCAAACCGTCATAAAGCAGCAAGCATTACTCAGGTTGAGATCATGCCGATCCCACCAGAGAAACGCCCTGTAAATATGCCTTGGCCTCAATACCCAATGATCATGAAAACGACGACTTCTCACGAAGAAGGTTGTGAACGTCATTGGAACATCCTGACTAAAGAGTTCATCTCTGACGATAACGGTAATGTAACCGGGCTTCGTATCGCTGACATCGTTTGGCAAGACGCGAAACCAGGCGAACGTCCAGGTTTTGATGAAGTAGCGAACTCTGAACGTGTTATTCCGTGTGACATGGCATTCCTTGCGATGGGCTTCTTACATCCAGAACCTACAGGCGTGCTAGCTCAACTAGACATTAAACTGGACGAACGTGGTAACGTCGCTTCTGAAGGTTTTGCGACTAACCAAAAAGGCGTTTTCGCAGCTGGTGATATGCGTACAGGCCAGTCTCTAGTAGTACGTTGTATTAACGAAGGCCGTGAATGCGCCATTGCTATTGATGACTTCTTAATGGGTAACTCAAACTTAGAAGCGAAAGCCGACTCTTTGATGCTTTCTGCATAA